caggcacttatgcacctggccaatgGCCGCAGGCCCTCCTAAACTCAAATGTATGCCTGTGCTCAGGACACTGATAAAGTTGAATACCGTGgcgagggtggcagtattttatgtGGTCAGTCTGAAGACAGCTGCTTTTCCAAGGTATATGGTAAACCGGTTATAACATGATGTAAACAGAGCCTTACTTCAGAgatacaccaaaatattaaggaCAATTGGAGACAGGCAGAAACATTTAATAACAGCAAGATTTGTGATGTTATATTCActtctgtcttcatacatgttGCTTGTATAGTCTTGTGACAATAGCAGTAACATCTCCTTGTTCTCCTAATCTCTCTTCTGAAAGCTGCAGAGCAAGGGGTTAACTACATACGCTGTGTATTCACCTGGACCTCTGCCAGCATATTCCAGATTACAATCTGCTGTGAAGTACACAGTTTCTCTGCTGACCAATAGTAAGTTATCTGCAAGTATTTCAGAAATATCTGTGAAATTCTGTCTAAACCTCTGAAACCTGTGATACTACTTCAATGGCTGGACAGCAGCTCAATGGCCATACAAAATAAGAGTCCAGACAATAGTATCACAATTTACATCACCCACAACATAAGCTCTATCAATGATATGTTCCATACTGTTGTTAAACTAAAACCCTTATTTATCTCCCCAGGGTCCTTCTCTGCACGTCAGTATTGGCCTCACGCATCCGTTTGGTTACATGCTCCCTATAGTTACGAGTCAACAACGTATACAGAAGGGGATTCACACAACTATTGGCATAGGTTAAGCAGGTAACTCCAAAGTTCAAGTAAATGTGAGCAGATGTTGCCAGTCCTAATAACTCATATTGATATGATTTTGCCAGCTGCCATGCCCAGAAAGGAACAaaacaggcccaatatacaatgATTATTGCAAATATGCGCAACATAACACATTGATTTAGTTTCCGTCTTGACCGTCGAAGCTCTTGTCCAGACATCCAGTATGCCCTTGCAAGACAGCTATAAAGATATACTATGATCAGACCAGGTCCCAGAATACTTGTAAAGAAAAGGACTGTCAAGTAGTGTCGGAATGACTCTGGTGTCCATGTAGGAAAGCATATTTTCTTGCCTGACCCATACTGGCTGTCCTGTAATCGCATCATGCACATCATGGGCAAGGTAAGGAGAAGAGATATAAGCCAGATTGTCAGGCTTGTTAATTTTCGATAGCACCGAGAAATGCGAGACTTTAGAGGTTGTACTATCACTTGGTATCTCTCTAAACTCATTGCAGTAAGAGTATAGATGCTGGCATGCATAGTGAACAAGTCCATACTTAGAAGAAGTCTGCAACCAATATCTCCAAAGTACCAGTCTCTGGCCAAGTATGTGCTCACAACAAATGGAATGGTGGATAGGTACAAAAGATCTGCCAAAGCAAGGTTCACCAGGTGGACACACATGGAGCCTACTGGTGTTTGTGATAACATAGTAATCACCAATACATATAGGTTTCCAGCCATACCCAGGAGAAACATAATAGCAAGTACCGCACTCAAAGTAGATGTAACCAAGACCTCTTCAGCAGAGCCTG
This Bufo gargarizans isolate SCDJY-AF-19 chromosome 7, ASM1485885v1, whole genome shotgun sequence DNA region includes the following protein-coding sequences:
- the LOC122943115 gene encoding urotensin-2 receptor-like → MLYPAPNGRMDIQDKANVSMEAPGSAEEVLVTSTLSAVLAIMFLLGMAGNLYVLVITMLSQTPVGSMCVHLVNLALADLLYLSTIPFVVSTYLARDWYFGDIGCRLLLSMDLFTMHASIYTLTAMSLERYQVIVQPLKSRISRCYRKLTSLTIWLISLLLTLPMMCMMRLQDSQYGSGKKICFPTWTPESFRHYLTVLFFTSILGPGLIIVYLYSCLARAYWMSGQELRRSRRKLNQCVMLRIFAIIIVYWACFVPFWAWQLAKSYQYELLGLATSAHIYLNFGVTCLTYANSCVNPLLYTLLTRNYREHVTKRMREANTDVQRRTLGR